DNA from Algisphaera agarilytica:
CGATTCGCTGGATACCGAGGCAACGACCTACCCCAAGATGATGCAGGCGGCGGGCTACCAAACCGCCATCTTCGGGAAGTGGCACGTCCACAGCGAGCCGCAGGGATTCGATCAGTACTACGTGCTCCCAGGGCAGGGCTACTACTCCAACCCCTTCTTCATCGGCCCCGATCACGACTGGGGCGAGAGCTACAGCCACAGCGACCCCGGCGGCGACCGTCACGAAGGCTATGTGACCGACCTGGTTACCGACTTCACGCTCGACTACCTCAAGAACGTGGACAAAGATCGCCCGTTCATGGTGTGCTGCCACCACAAAGCCCCGCACGACGACTTCGAATACCACCCGCGCCACGAGTACATGTTTGACGGCGTCACCATCCCCGAGCCAGACAACCTCTGGGAAGACCACAGCCGCCGTGACCCGTGCACCCGCCATTACGGCACTTCCGTTTCGGACCGCAACCCGTTCCGCAACGCGATCATCCGCATGAGCCAGCCCGACTACGTCACGGGGCAGCTCGACGTGACCGGCCTCGACGCGGAAGGGCGGACCAAGGCCGCCTACCAGAAGTATCTGAAAGACTACATGCGGACCTGTGCCGCGATCGACGAAAACGTCGGGCGTCTCCTGGACTACCTGGACGGATCGGGTCTCGCGGAGAACACGCTGGTCGTTTACACCTCGGACCAAGGCATGTTCCTGGGCGAGCACGATTACATCGACAAGCGTTGGATCTACGAAGAGGCGTTGCAGATGCCGATGCTGGTGCGTCTGCCCGGAGAGATCCCCGCGGGTTCGCAGAACCAAGACCTGATCACCAACGTGGACTTTGCGAGTACGCTGCTGGATTACGCCGGGATTGCATCCGACCCGGGCATGCAGGGTCGATCGTTCCGTAGCAACCTCCAGGGGCAGACGCCGGAGGATTGGACCGATGCGATCTACTATCGCTATTGGATGCACATGACCCACCACCACAACCCCGCGCACTACGGCATCCGCACACAGCGCTACAAGCTCATCCACTTCTACGGCCTCCCCCTCGACGCGACCGATGCGTTGCCGTATTCGACGCCGCCGGGCTGGGAGCTTTACGACCTGGAGAAGGACCCGGACGAAAACCACAACGTCTACAGCGATCCGGAATACGCAGACGTGGTGGAGAAACTTAAGGCCAGGTTGTTCGAGCTCAAGGCCGAGCTTGGTGATGAGGACGAGAAGTATCCCGAGGTCATGGCGCTGCCCACGCGCTGAGCGATCTTTCCGTTATTCAAAAGTCATTCTGACCGTATCAATTTTTTCTTGGAGACGACTATGCGACGTTTCGTGATATGTGTTTTGGCTACGGCGTTGAGTCCCTTGGCCGCCGCGGAGTTGGAGCCGGTTCAATTGACCGTCTCACCCGATACGGTCCGCTCGATCGGCGGGATCACCACCCTCGAGCGTGAGAAGTACATCACGATCCACGCCACCCCCGGCGAGCCGGACATCACCGAAGAGCAGCGTATCTACATCGAAGAGGAACTCGAAGCCCACTACGGCCGCGACGGCGGTGTGCAGTCGGGTCAGCTCCAAGTGACCCCCGCCGACCCCGCCAACCCACGGATGCCCGACGTGGCTTTCCTCAAAGAAGCCGGGGCCAGCGCCATCGCCGAACGTGCAGCGATGCCCGAGCGGTACCGGCCCGAGTCGATGCGCGAAGTGGTGCTTTGTACCCACCCCGAATGGATGATGGGGATCGAGAGCAACGACTACGCCGAATTCGGCCCGAAATCTGCCGAGGCCGCAGCCGAGTTCTGCGCCAACTTCCTCAAATACTTCTACACCGATGAGGACCGCCCCAAGTATTACGAGGTGTTTAACGAACCTTTTGTGAAGTCGAAGAAGATCGGAACCAACGTCGAAGAAATGTCCCACCAGCACGTGGTCACCGCACGGCGAATCAAGGAGCTGACCCCCGATGTCTTGGTGGGTGGCTACTCGGCCGCCTGGGCCGAGGTCGAGGCACGGAACTTCGAACACTGGAACAACTGGCAGAAGGCCTTCATGGACATCGCCGGGGACGACATGGATTTCTTCGCGACGCACCTGTATGACGGCGTCAA
Protein-coding regions in this window:
- a CDS encoding sulfatase family protein, with protein sequence MPTTKPNILFIMSDDHGANAISAYGSRLASVFQTPNLDRIAREGVRLNNCHCGNAICTPSRATIFTGQHSHINGVRTLSDSLDTEATTYPKMMQAAGYQTAIFGKWHVHSEPQGFDQYYVLPGQGYYSNPFFIGPDHDWGESYSHSDPGGDRHEGYVTDLVTDFTLDYLKNVDKDRPFMVCCHHKAPHDDFEYHPRHEYMFDGVTIPEPDNLWEDHSRRDPCTRHYGTSVSDRNPFRNAIIRMSQPDYVTGQLDVTGLDAEGRTKAAYQKYLKDYMRTCAAIDENVGRLLDYLDGSGLAENTLVVYTSDQGMFLGEHDYIDKRWIYEEALQMPMLVRLPGEIPAGSQNQDLITNVDFASTLLDYAGIASDPGMQGRSFRSNLQGQTPEDWTDAIYYRYWMHMTHHHNPAHYGIRTQRYKLIHFYGLPLDATDALPYSTPPGWELYDLEKDPDENHNVYSDPEYADVVEKLKARLFELKAELGDEDEKYPEVMALPTR